One genomic region from Torulaspora delbrueckii CBS 1146 chromosome 4, complete genome encodes:
- the RAD61 gene encoding Rad61p (similar to Saccharomyces cerevisiae RAD61 (YDR014W); ancestral locus Anc_3.235) — protein sequence MVKVYGKRSSSLVCQFSQPNDSEVELSDTEDGKQEDDQRDCATEVTDSTSGGQDELALSNDTTVETSKLSCDSEDQFSISSVPSSVQGTHNEDKFKAFDFLDSNTNTKKRRTNYRRNNSEVCDIPATGFPSIPIDRTVSDLNAFLSSLQPANGEDDLQETLERELRKSVQESKSKVRGRVMYDRSRTMLYNKEEEENAIEEGEEKEDTTEISEEDPSSADGSTHHYNELKNMGESLKYQDDLGFLTEKSPSKLDTDSFTSRLLNLALTLKQDEDFLLYVDKHCAIDVCSWSLAKKALDHPVTTMLQAFLLAKIDLPQESLPFLSEKLIVALLSADKVPPKSALHSKMTRLNFIDFLKRTDHTTGQVYALELCLKYRNILKSEDISRRVIRLIEENKNPQLRVLLHPLADCILTQDTTILQDFTQGSSLLSNLVAALPQECNDEFLIKSLILLSNEHKIITQASKDDKTKIMNCSLDFVLDNVRAEKSDNLDMVILHLGLILNLVDACDWQIDASRLELARDMLYKNMNTGNTEFMVFMLSLALTHLLHRSGVLLPRDEKNLLTKILKPFDSEAKNCNESIRIKVTTALNYLL from the coding sequence ATGGTTAAAGTCTACGGAAAACGCAGCAGCTCACTTGTATGTCAGTTCAGTCAACCTAACGATTCAGAAGTGGAATTGAGCGACACAGAAGATgggaaacaagaagatgatcaacGCGATTGTGCAACAGAGGTAACAGACTCGACATCAGGTGGTCAAGACGAGCTGGCATTGTCGAACGATACCACTGTGGAAACATCCAAACTCAGCTGTGACTCAGAGGACCAATTTAGCATTTCAAGTGTACCGTCAAGCGTTCAAGGAACTCATAACGAAGATAAGTTCAAGGCATTTGATTTCTTAGACAGTAATACGAATaccaagaagaggagaacGAACTATAGACGAAATAATTCTGAAGTTTGCGATATACCAGCAACTGGATTCCCCAGTATTCCAATTGACAGAACAGTTTCTGATCTAAATGCTTTCTTGTCGTCACTACAACCAGCTAATGGAGAAGACGACTTACAAGAAACACTCGAGAGAGAATTGAGAAAATCAGTCCAGGAGAGCAAATCTAAAGTAAGAGGAAGAGTAATGTACGATCGTTCTCGAACTATGCTGTAtaacaaagaagaagaagaaaatgcgATTGAAGAAGGCGAGGAGAAGGAAGATACAACTGAGatatctgaagaagatccaaGTAGTGCAGACGGATCTACTCATCACTACaatgagttgaagaacatgGGAGAGTCATTGAAATATCAGGACGATTTGGGGTTTCTGACGGAGAAATCGCCCTCTAAGCTCGATACTGATTCCTTTACTTCTAGGCTGCTCAATTTAGCTTTGACCTTGAAACAAGACGAAGATTTCCTCCTGTATGTCGATAAGCATTGTGCGATTGATGTTTGTAGCTGGTCTCTCGCCAAGAAGGCCTTGGATCATCCAGTCACAACCATGTTGCAGGCATTTTTGCTGGCCAAAATCGACCTCCCGCAGGAAAGTTTACCATTCCTGTCTGAAAAGCTGATTGTAGCATTACTCTCAGCTGATAAAGTGCCACCAAAGTCCGCTTTGCATAGCAAGATGACACGGTTgaatttcattgattttctGAAAAGGACAGATCATACCACAGGTCAGGTATATGCACTTGAACTATGCCTCAAGTATCGTAATATACTGAAATCGGAGGATATTTCCAGACGTGTTATTCGTTTGATTGAGGAAAATAAAAACCCGCAATTGAGAGTCTTACTTCATCCACTGGCTGACTGTATCCTTACGCAAGATACCACtattttgcaagatttCACACAAGGCAGCTCTTTATTGAGCAATTTGGTGGCTGCTCTGCCCCAGGAGTGCAATGACGAATTTTTGATTAAGTCATTGATTTTACTCTCCAATGAGCACAAGATAATTACACAGGCCTCTAAGGATGACAAGACAAAAATAATGAACTGTTCGTTagattttgttcttgataatGTTCGCGCTGAGAAGAGCGACAACTTAGACATGGTCATATTGCATCTGGGGCTCATCTTAAACCTAGTCGATGCATGCGATTGGCAAATCGATGCATCCCGACTAGAGCTCGCACGAGATATGCTATACAAGAATATGAATACTGGCAACACCGAATTTATGGTTTTCATGCTTTCTTTGGCTCTTACTCACTTGCTTCATCGTTCAGGAGTGCTCCTACCACGGGATGAGAAGAATTTACtaaccaaaattttgaaaccattCGATAGTGAGGCCAAAAATTGTAACGAATCTATTCGCATAAAGGTCACTACTGCATTGAATTACCTTCTATAA
- the YPK3 gene encoding putative protein kinase YPK3 (similar to Saccharomyces cerevisiae YBR028C; ancestral locus Anc_3.229), which yields MIFHLDEDLGRLKLSDSEDSSLRQGPIAIFDERDDVDHLTVRTEPIPFKDGRTRRRSSVLEKFPVSTPPCTRRVSITAASNPFTSGSLDLGISPNDGGTGLTRSLRDFRPVRVLGKGAYGKVVLVEDEQTSKLYAMKQLQKADIIITKDSEELNGDKNVSKLIERTFAERTILSELEHPNIVKLFYSFHDNSKLYLILQYIPGGELFFHLKEQGTLDEDTVAFYAAEISCALKFLHSKGIVYRDLKPENCLLDQHGHLVLTDFGLSKKSVVQRDNPLSSSTEGDLLGEEVTSLHSIIGTPEYCAPEILQGIPYTKNCDWYSLGCLMYDMMTGKPPHTGANHKVILNKIQKDKQGPKIPYYLSDGMKDMLSALLKKEHTKRWDVDQYWKNTTDNKNKQKKKRKAGQERTSAFTSHFIFRKINWQRLESGALQSSELGPIVPLITDWALAENFDSEFTSMSYDDPKDNINIPKSASDVFKGFSYKASGSYLDKYF from the coding sequence ATGATATTCCATCTGGATGAGGATTTGGGTAGATTGAAGTTGAGCGATTCGGAAGATAGTTCATTGCGGCAAGGTCCGATAGCTATCTTTGACGAGCGGGACGATGTTGACCATTTGACCGTGAGAACAGAGCCCATACCATTTAAGGATGGTAGAACTAGGAGAAGGTCTTCGGTTTTGGAGAAGTTCCCTGTCTCCACACCACCTTGTACTAGACGAGTTTCTATTACTGCTGCTTCAAATCCCTTCACGAGTGGGTCTCTGGACCTAGGCATATCACCTAATGATGGAGGTACGGGACTCACGAGGAGTTTGAGAGATTTTAGACCAGTTAGAGTCCTTGGTAAAGGTGCGTATGGTAAAGTTGTACTGGTTGAAGACGAACAGACAAGTAAATTGTATGCGATGAAGCAGTTGCAAAAGGCAGACATTATTATCACGAAGGATAGTGAGGAATTGAACGGCGATAAAAACGTATCAAAACTCATTGAAAGGACTTTTGCAGAGAGAACTATTCTATCCGAGTTGGAACACCCAAATATTGTTAAACTATTCTACTCATTCCATGATAATTCCAAACTATATTTAATATTACAGTACATCCCTGGAGGAGAATTGTTCTTCCATTTGAAGGAACAAGGAACgcttgatgaagatacaGTGGCATTTTACGCAGCAGAAATTAGCTGTGCgttgaaatttcttcacagCAAAGGTATAGTCTACCGTGATTTAAAACCAGAAAATTGTCTTCTTGACCAACATGGTCATTTGGTGCTAACAGATTTTGGTCTAAGCAAGAAAAGTGTTGTTCAACGGGATAATCCGCTATCGTCGAGCACCGAGGGCGATTTACTTGGCGAGGAAGTGACAAGCCTTCATTCGATTATAGGAACGCCGGAGTACTGTGCCCCAGAGATCTTACAAGGTATTCCGTACACAAAGAACTGCGATTGGTACTCACTGGGCTGCCTCATGTACGATATGATGACCGGGAAACCGCCTCATACGGGAGCCAATCACAAGGTCATCCTAAACAAGATCCAGAAGGACAAACAAGGTCCCAAGATCCCATATTATTTAAGCGACGGTATGAAAGATATGCTGTCAGCcctattgaagaaagagcacACCAAAAGGTGGGATGTCGATCAATATTGGAAAAATACCACGGATAACAAGaataaacaaaagaagaagaggaaagcGGGGCAGGAAAGAACTTCAGCTTTTACATCTCACTTCATATTTCGCAAGATAAACTGGCAGCGACTCGAGTCGGGGGCCCTACAAAGCTCAGAACTGGGGCCGATAGTGCCATTGATCACAGACTGGGCTCTGGCAGAGAATTTCGACTCAGAGTTCACATCAATGTCCTACGATGACCCAAAAGACAACATCAATATTCCTAAATCGGCCTCAGACGTCTTCAAAGGGTTCAGCTACAAAGCCAGCGGTAGCTACCTTGACAAATACTTCTAG
- the CDS1 gene encoding phosphatidate cytidylyltransferase (similar to Saccharomyces cerevisiae CDS1 (YBR029C); ancestral locus Anc_3.230) yields the protein MKDKQKPKSAGTGAKTVGKTPQEKKESKKSNFLVRTIWTWIMIAGFFITLASGHFWCIMLILACQIATFKECIGVTSESGRAKNLPLTKTLNWYFLFTTIYYLDGKSLFQFFQDYFIEYKGLTLLAANHRFICYCLYLLGFVLFVCSLRKGFLKFQFASLCATHMVLMLVVGQAHLIIKNVINGLIWFLLPCGLVIVNDIFAYLCGITFGRTKLIEISPKKTLEGFLGAWFFTALASIILTKIFSSFMYMTCPVKDIHTNFFSNLTCELNPVFVPQDYRLPPIIFDKLGVSVLTVKPIYFHALNLATFASLFAPFGGFFASGLKRTFQVKDFGHSIPGHGGITDRVDCQFIMGSFANLYYETFISENRITVETVLSTILMNLDEKQIVRLISTLNAILFKKGIFTEQKYKQLASIYNAATDKLD from the coding sequence ATGAAGGATAAACAAAAGCCCAAGAGCGCGGGAACCGGTGCCAAAACGGTTGGGAAGACCCCCcaggagaagaaggagagtaaaaaatcaaattttctTGTGAGGACCATATGGACATGGATCATGATCGCTGGTTTCTTTATTACGCTTGCGTCCGGCCATTTCTGGTGTATAATGCTGATATTGGCGTGTCAGATTGCTACTTTTAAGGAGTGTATCGGTGTGACAAGCGAGTCTGGACGTGCGAAGAATCTACCCCTaacaaagactttgaactGGTACTTCTTGTTCACCACAATTTACTATTTGGACGGTAAGTCGctgtttcaatttttccaagacTACTTCATAGAGTACAAGGGGCTTACTTTACTCGCGGCCAACCATCGCTTTATCTGCTACTGTTTGTACTTGCTTGGGTTCGTGTTGTTCGTTTGCAGTTTGCGGAAAGGTTTCCTTAAGTTCCAGTTTGCCTCGCTATGTGCGACTCACATGGTGTTGATGTTGGTGGTTGGACAGGCCCATTTGATCATCAAGAATGTGATCAACGGGTTGATCTGGTTTTTGTTGCCATGCGGGCTCGTGATCGTCAACGATATCTTTGCATACCTGTGTGGGATCACCTTTGGTCGCACCAAGCTTATTGAAATTTCCCCAAAGAAAACTTTAGAAGGTTTCTTGGGAGCCTGGTTCTTTACCGCCCTGGCTAGCATCATTCTCAccaaaatcttttcatctttcatGTACATGACCTGCCCGGTTAAGGATATCCAcaccaatttcttctcaaacttGACCTGTGAATTGAACCCGGTCTTTGTGCCGCAGGATTATAGACTACCGCCcatcatctttgataaaCTAGGCGTTTCCGTGCTTACAGTGAAACCAATCTACTTCCACGCTTTGAACCTGGCCACCTTCGCCTCACTTTTCGCACCATTTGGTGGGTTCTTTGCTTCCGGTTTAAAGAGAACTTTCCAAGTGAAGGATTTTGGTCACTCAATTCCAGGCCATGGTGGTATCACCGACAGAGTCGACTGCCAGTTTATTATGGGCTCCTTCGCCAACCTATATTACGAAACATTCATCAGTGAAAACAGAATCACCGTCGAGACAGTGCTTTCAACCATCCTGATGAATTTGGACGAGAAACAGATCGTGCGATTGATCTCCACCTTGAACGCcatccttttcaagaaaggtaTCTTCACAGAGCAGAAATACAAGCAACTCGCTTCGATATACAATGCTGCTACAGACAAGCTTGATTAG
- the RPL4A gene encoding 60S ribosomal protein uL4 (similar to Saccharomyces cerevisiae RPL4A (YBR031W) and RPL4B (YDR012W); ancestral locus Anc_3.232) translates to MSRPQVTVQSLTGEATSSSVPLPAVFHAPIRADIVHSVFTSVNKNKRQAYAVSEKAGHQTSAESWGTGRAVARIPRVGGGGTHRSGQAAFGNMCRGGRMFAPTKTWRKWNVKVNHNEKRYATASAIAASAVASLVLARGHRVEKIPEIPLVVSNDLESVKKTKEAVAALKAVGAQAELVKVLKSKKLRAGKGKYRNRRFTQRRGPLVVYSEDNGIVKAFRNVPGVETANVASLNLLQLAPGAHLGRFVIWTESAFASLDKVWGSETVASSKSNYSLPQSIITNPDVTRIINSSDIQSIVRPAGQATVKRTHVLKKNPLKNKQVLLRLNPYAKVFAAEKLGSKKAEKASNKPSQVFSETLKHD, encoded by the coding sequence ATGTCTCGTCCACAAGTTACCGTTCAATCTCTAACCGGTGAAGCTACCTCTAGCTCCGTGCCTTTGCCAGCTGTCTTCCACGCTCCAATTCGTGCTGACATTGTTCACTCTGTCTTCACTTCTgtgaacaagaacaagagacaAGCTTACGCTGTCTCTGAGAAGGCTGGTCACCAAACTTCTGCTGAATCCTGGGGTACTGGTCGTGCTGTCGCCCGTATTCCAAGagttggtggtggtggtacCCACAGATCTGGTCAAGCTGCCTTCGGTAACATGTGTCGTGGTGGTCGTATGTTTGCTCCAACCAAGACATGGAGAAAGTGGAACGTCAAGGTTAACCACAACGAAAAGCGTTATGCTACTGCTTCTGCTATTGCTGCTTCCGCTGTCGCTTCTTTGGTCTTGGCTAGAGGTCACAGAGTCGAAAAGATTCCAGAGATCCCATTGGTTGTCTCCAACGATTTGGAGTCTGTCAAGAAGACTAAGGAAgctgttgctgctttgAAGGCTGTCGGTGCTCAAGCTGAATTGGTCAAGGTTCTAAAGTCCAAGAAGTTGAGAGCCGGTAAGGGTAAGTACAGAAACAGAAGATTTACTCAAAGAAGAGGTCCATTGGTCGTCTACTCTGAGGACAACGGTATCGTTAAGGCTTTCAGAAACGTTCCAGGTGTCGAAACCGCTAACGTTGCTTCCTTGAActtgttgcaattggctCCAGGTGCTCACTTGGGTAGATTCGTTATCTGGACTGAGTCTGCTTTCGCTAGCTTGGACAAGGTCTGGGGTTCCGAGACTGTTGCTTCTTCCAAGTCCAACTACTCTTTGCCACAAAGCATCATCACCAACCCAGATGTCACCAGAATCATCAACTCCTCTGACATTCAATCCATCGTTAGACCAGCTGGCCAAGCTACCGTCAAGCGTACTCacgttttgaagaagaacccattgaagaacaagcaaGTCTTGCTAAGATTGAACCCTTACGCCAAGGTCTTCGCTGCTGAAAAGTTGGGTTCCAAGAAGGCTGAGAAGGCTTCTAACAAGCCATCTCAAGTCTTCTCCGAGACTTTGAAGCACGATTAA
- the PSF1 gene encoding DNA replication protein PSF1 (similar to Saccharomyces cerevisiae PSF1 (YDR013W); ancestral locus Anc_3.234), which produces MYGDLADKLVLEAKRTKHLHSRSSNGYKLPMYHEELIQGILKEVGQLKKNTEFLKEQQSIGSLDDRVSKCQYFVTLLCMERNKRCLLAYQKMRADILDRFAWENNGLDLLNELKGSEQVASDLSHDEQEYLKDYLDLLTDLKSSELADIDLSGSLTPPSDVFIDVRVLKDAGEIQTEYGVFNLIKDSQFFVRHSDVERLIQQGYLQKI; this is translated from the coding sequence ATGTACGGAGACTTGGCCGATAAGCTAGTGCTTGAAGCTAAGAGAACGAAGCATTTACATAGTCGAAGTAGCAATGGCTATAAGCTTCCCATGTATCATGAAGAGCTCATCCAAGGTATCCTGAAAGAAGTGGGCcaactgaagaagaacacAGAATTCCTCAAGGAACAGCAGTCAATAGGGAGCTTGGACGACAGAGTATCCAAATGTCAATACTTCGTCACTTTGCTGTGTATGGAGCGTAATAAGCGTTGTCTACTAGCTTACCAGAAGATGAGAGCTGACATCCTCGACAGATTTGCATGGGAAAACAATGGGTTAGACCTTCTCAACGAGCTTAAGGGATCAGAACAAGTGGCGAGTGATTTATCACACGATGAACAAGAATATCTGAAAGACTACCTGGACCTGCTGACCGATTTGAAGAGTAGTGAGCTGGCAGATATCGATCTATCAGGAAGCTTAACACCTCCAAGCGACGTCTTTATCGACGTCAGAGTGCTAAAAGATGCGGGAGAGATTCAGACAGAGTACGGAGTTTTCAACCTGATCAAGGATTCACAATTCTTTGTTAGACACTCTGACGTCGAACGACTGATCCAGCAGGGATATTTACAGAAGATCTGA
- the HMT1 gene encoding protein-arginine omega-N methyltransferase HMT1 (similar to Saccharomyces cerevisiae HMT1 (YBR034C); ancestral locus Anc_3.233) has protein sequence MSKTNTEESATAKADLTHSEQHYFDSYDHYGIHEEMLQDSVRTLSYRNAIVQNKHLFKDKIVLDVGCGTGILSMFAAKNGAKHVIGVDMSSIIEMARKIVDINGFSDKITLLRGKLEDVELPFPKVDIIVSEWMGYFLLYESMLDTVLYARDRYLVEGGLIFPDKCSIHIAGLEDAHYKDEKLNYWHDVYGFDYSPFIPLVMEEPIVDTVQSNVVNTTRCQLIEFDLNTVKLSDLSFKAKFQVQAKRQDWINGLIAWFDCVFPAPEGRTPVGFSTGAHSPYTHWKQTVFYLKDNLECETGDILEGEITCAPNKNHNRDLDVKINYSFRAKGVDANRRRRIGENRYVMH, from the coding sequence ATGAGTAAGACTAATACTGAAGAATCAGCCACGGCCAAGGCTGATCTGACCCACAGTGAGCAACATTATTTTGATTCGTATGACCACTATGGTATCCACGAAGAGATGTTGCAAGATTCTGTGCGTACCTTGTCCTACAGGAATGCCATTGTGCAAAACAAACACCTTTTTAAGGATAAGATCGTTTTAGATGTTGGCTGCGGTACCGGTATTTTGTCGATGTTTGCCGCAAAGAACGGTGCCAAGCACGTCATTGGTGTCGATATGTCCAGTATCATTGAGATGGCTCGTAAGATTGTCGATATCAATGGGTTTTCCGATAAGATTACTTTGCTACGTGGTAAATTGGAAGACGTTGAATTGCCATTTCCAAAGGTCGATATCATCGTGTCCGAATGGATGGGTTACTTTTTACTGTACGAGTCTATGTTGGATACCGTCCTGTACGCTCGTGATCGTTATTTAGTTGAAGGTGGTCTAATCTTTCCCGACAAGTGCTCAATTCATATCGCCGGTTTGGAAGATGCTCATTATAAGGACGAAAAACTAAACTACTGGCATGATGTCTATGGGTTCGATTACTCTCCATTTATTCCTCTAGTCATGGAAGAACCTATTGTGGACACCGTTCAAAGTAATGTAGTCAACACGACTAGatgtcaattgatcgagTTCGATCTAAATACCGTGAAATTATCTGATCTTTCGTTTAAGGccaaatttcaagttcaagcTAAGAGACAGGATTGGATTAATGGGTTGATCGCCTGGTTCGATTGCGTTTTCCCAGCACCAGAAGGTAGAACACCAGTCGGATTTTCAACGGGTGCTCACTCGCCATACACTCACTGGAAACAAACTGTTTTCTATTTGAAGGACAATTTAGAGTGTGAGACTGGCGATATCTTGGAAGGTGAGATCACTTGTGCTCCTAACAAGAACCACAACAGAGATTTAGATGTTAAAATCAATTATAGTTTCAGAGCCAAGGGTGTTGACGCCAACcgtagaagaagaattggtgAAAACCGTTACGTGATGCATTAA
- the ETR1 gene encoding enoyl-[acyl-carrier-protein] reductase (similar to Saccharomyces cerevisiae ETR1 (YBR026C); ancestral locus Anc_3.228), whose amino-acid sequence MLHSFKRLMSTKVPRQFKSVVYSSHNLEDCTSVLSIQNYTPKEDLAKSIVLRSLAFPINPSDINQLQGVYPSKPEKTLNYSTKEPAAIAGNEGVFEVISVPEGESSLTEGDWVIPVQANQGTWSNYRVFTKASDLIKVNGLDLHSAATVSVNGCTAYQLVNNYVDWNHNANEWLVQNAGTSGVSKVVTQIAKAKGIKTLSVIRDREGFEDVARNLENKYGATKVISETENGDKQFGKEQLPQILGPDAKVRLALNSVGGKSSSAIARKLGKDALMLTYGGMSKQPVTLPTSLHIFKGLTSKGFWITENYKRNPEEKPANVADFIKLYKEGKIVSPKDDISSVEWDVNSATDEQLLDLIKSSINAKGKKQLVVLKW is encoded by the coding sequence ATGTTGCACTcattcaagagattaaTGTCGACTAAAGTTCCCAGACAGTTCAAATCGGTCGTTTACTCCTCCCacaatttggaagattGCACGAGTGTGCTTTCTATTCAGAATTACACTCCTAAGGAAGACTTAGCCAAATCAATTGTGCTACGTTCTTTGGCCTTTCCAATTAATCCTTCCGATATCAACCAATTGCAAGGTGTATATCCATCGAAACCCGAGAAAACTCTGAATTACTCGACTAAAGAGCCTGCTGCAATTGCAGGTAATGAAGGTGTCTTCGAAGTCATTTCAGTGCCGGAGGGCGAGTCCTCGTTGACCGAGGGAGATTGGGTTATCCCGGTTCAGGCTAACCAGGGAACTTGGTCAAACTACAGAGTCTTTACGAAGGCGTCCGACTTAATCAAAGTGAATGGTCTGGATCTTCACTCAGCTGCTACTGTGTCGGTGAATGGCTGTACTGCTTACCAGTTGGTTAACAACTATGTGGACTGGAACCACAATGCGAACGAATGGTTGGTGCAAAATGCGGGAACATCTGGAGTATCCAAAGTGGTCACTCAGATAGCTAAGGCTAAGGGAATCAAGACTTTAAGTGTAATCCGTGACCGTGAAGGTTTCGAGGACGTGGCTAGAAATTTGGAGAACAAGTATGGAGCTACTAAAGTTATCTCTGAGACTGAGAATGGCGACAAACAATTCGGGAAAGAGCAACTGCCCCAAATCTTAGGACCAGATGCCAAAGTGAGATTAGCGTTGAATTCAGTGGGTGGTAAATCGAGTTCGGCCATTGCACGCAAGCTAGGGAAAGATGCGCTCATGTTGACTTATGGTGGCATGTCGAAGCAACCAGTCACTTTGCCCACATCCTTGCACATCTTCAAAGGTCTGACTTCAAAAGGTTTCTGGATCACTGAGAATTACAAAAGGAACCCTGAGGAGAAGCCTGCTAACGTTGCAGATTTCATTAAATTGTACAAGGAGGGCAAGATCGTTTCACCAAAGGACGATATCTCATCAGTAGAATGGGATGTCAACAGCGCCACAGATGAGCAACTATTGGATTTGATTAAGAGCAGCATCAACGCTAAGGGCAAAAAACAATTGGTTGTGTTAAAATGGTGA
- the RKM3 gene encoding protein-lysine N-methyltransferase (similar to Saccharomyces cerevisiae YBR030W; ancestral locus Anc_3.231): protein MSNTQPDDLSDVLRFVGDSDDSFWSIECEVRTSPNGGLGVFAKQDLEEGTVLLKLPKSCLFSASNSSIANLLVDDEIDGVLALNIAFLYETTVFKEKSHWFPYLKSIRIYNDDGLLVLPPSHWSETEKLLLKGSTLDTLHGGLAKDEDVQEGFEIAIDLAHKWNGEFGLPIPQGFLDVDLSDKQEVLLKFHRFVATAYALSSRIFEIDAFHESALVPIADLFNHHVTTPDVHFSSLYDVCQLCGEPGMCKHLVAEAALEAAQQDLSEQEMDESSDEDEDNDDDESKQDELVDMTLVHAVKKGQEVFNSYGDLSNALLLARYGFTVAHNPNDVLHLGKEIRQLARHQRHAQRIAWWRKIGYPLWFRSTHKQETEPDEELEQELPPWLSEMCIDSEGSPAEALVAFLNLLSMSELQWKRLYDTSKIQALNKMGDAGVRTFLLRLLAYKGLSLQLPKPDTPDTIKSLLNSERRILQKAKYLQTQPHN, encoded by the coding sequence ATGTCCAATACACAGCCGGATGACTTAAGTGATGTTTTGCGATTTGTAGGAGACTCCGACGACAGtttttggtcaattgaatgTGAAGTTAGAACCTCGCCAAATGGTGGACTCGGTGTATTTGCAAAACAGGACCTGGAAGAAGGTACAgtacttttgaaattgccCAAATCATGCCTATTCTCTGCTTCGAATAGTAGTATTGCGAATTTGCTTGTGGATGATGAAATCGATGGGGTGCTTGCTTTGAACATTGCATTTTTGTATGAGACTACAGTGTTCAAGGAAAAGAGCCATTGGTTCCCgtatttgaaaagtatcAGGATAtacaatgatgatggaCTACTTGTCCTACCACCAAGCCATTGGTCAGAGACCGAGAAGCTTCTGCTCAAAGGTTCGACACTAGATACATTGCATGGCGGGCTAGctaaggatgaagatgttcAAGAGGGTTTTGAGATTGCCATTGACTTGGCCCACAAATGGAATGGTGAGTTTGGACTGCCAATACCTCAGGGCTTCCTCGATGTCGATCTCAGTGATAAGCAGGAGGTACTGTTGAAATTCCACAGGTTTGTAGCGACGGCGTATGCTTTGTCGTCgagaatttttgaaatcgACGCATTCCACGAGAGTGCCTTGGTTCCAATTGCAGATCTATTCAATCACCATGTTACCACACCAGACGTTCATTTCAGCTCACTGTATGACGTTTGTCAATTGTGCGGTGAACCGGGCATGTGTAAGCACCTGGTTGCTGAAGCTGCTCTAGAAGCTGCCCAGCAGGACTTGAGTGAGCAAGAAATGGATGAATCttcagatgaagacgaagacaatgacgatgacgagTCGAAGCAGGATGAACTAGTCGATATGACACTTGTGCATGCGGTTAAAAAGGGCCAAGAAGTCTTTAATTCTTATGGTGACTTGTCCAACGCACTGCTTCTGGCTCGCTACGGGTTTACCGTTGCACATAACCCCAACGATGTGTTGCATCTAGGCAAAGAGATCAGGCAACTGGCCAGGCACCAACGTCATGCACAAAGAATAGCCTGGTGGAGAAAGATTGGCTACCCTCTATGGTTCCGATCGACGCATAAACAGGAAACCGAGCCCGATGAGGAGTTGGAACAGGAGCTACCACCCTGGCTGTCAGAGATGTGCATTGATTCAGAGGGCAGTCCCGCTGAAGCCCTCGTTGCCTTCCTAAATCTCCTGTCGATGAGTGAACTACAATGGAAGAGACTATACGATACCTCCAAAATCCAAGCATTAAACAAGATGGGTGACGCAGGCGTCAGAACATTCCTACTACGACTCCTTGCCTACAAAGGATTATCATTACAATTACCAAAACCAGACACTCCTGATACCATCAAGAGCCTGCTGAACTCGGAACGAAGAATATTACAGAAGGCAAAATACCTACAAACTCAACCACATAACTAG